From a region of the Fibrobacter sp. UWB2 genome:
- the thrC gene encoding threonine synthase — protein sequence MSQFNAHFRNINGDDTYPLTDVIYRSKVDGSLLEVEHDRAALASRSPEEWKKLFAERRMSFKPEDMSGIWSKREMVLPDIPVEDIVTMREGWSPLFDAAPLAKELGIGSLKVKLCGNSHTGSFKDLGMTVLVSQVNHIIKKGIHPIDAVACASTGDTSAALSAYCAKAGIPSIVFLPAGKTSTAQLIQPISNGSIVLALDTDFDGCMKIVQEVTKDNRIYLANSMNSLRVEGQKTISPEICQELGWTVPDTVIIPGGNLGNVSALAKGFEDCKAMGLIDRIPRIIVAQAENANPFYQAYERGFDKLVPVQAKKTLASAIQIGNPVSYPKAVRAIQKTNGMVVSVSEEELANAAHRGDRIGLYCCPHTGVALGALEKLVDAGKIAKDENVVVISTAHGLKFTEFKVGYHEQKLENIASKYANPVFKAPAEIGAVMDILTKEMAARRR from the coding sequence ATGTCTCAGTTTAACGCTCATTTTAGAAACATCAACGGCGACGATACCTACCCGCTGACCGACGTCATTTACCGCAGCAAGGTGGACGGTAGCCTGCTCGAAGTCGAACACGACCGCGCAGCGCTCGCCAGCCGCAGCCCGGAAGAATGGAAGAAACTCTTTGCCGAACGCCGCATGAGCTTTAAGCCCGAAGACATGAGTGGTATTTGGAGCAAGCGCGAAATGGTGCTCCCGGACATTCCGGTCGAAGACATCGTCACCATGCGCGAAGGTTGGAGCCCGCTCTTTGACGCAGCCCCGCTCGCCAAGGAACTCGGCATCGGAAGCCTCAAGGTGAAGCTTTGCGGTAACTCCCACACGGGTTCTTTCAAGGACCTCGGCATGACCGTTCTCGTGAGCCAGGTGAATCACATCATCAAGAAGGGCATTCACCCGATTGACGCCGTCGCTTGCGCGTCTACCGGTGATACCTCTGCAGCCCTCAGCGCCTACTGCGCTAAGGCTGGCATTCCTTCCATCGTGTTCCTCCCGGCCGGCAAGACCAGCACCGCACAGCTCATCCAGCCGATTTCTAACGGCAGCATCGTGCTCGCTCTCGACACCGACTTTGACGGTTGCATGAAGATCGTTCAGGAAGTCACGAAGGACAATCGCATTTACCTCGCCAACTCCATGAACAGCCTCCGCGTCGAAGGCCAGAAGACGATTTCTCCGGAAATCTGCCAGGAACTCGGCTGGACCGTTCCGGACACCGTGATTATCCCGGGCGGTAACCTCGGTAACGTGAGCGCACTCGCCAAGGGTTTCGAAGACTGCAAGGCCATGGGCCTCATCGACCGCATCCCGCGCATCATCGTCGCTCAGGCCGAAAACGCCAATCCGTTCTACCAGGCATACGAACGCGGCTTCGACAAGCTCGTTCCGGTTCAGGCCAAGAAGACTCTCGCCTCCGCTATCCAGATCGGTAACCCGGTCAGCTACCCGAAGGCAGTCCGCGCTATCCAGAAGACAAACGGCATGGTCGTAAGCGTCAGCGAAGAAGAACTCGCCAACGCAGCACACCGTGGCGACCGCATCGGTCTCTACTGCTGCCCACACACGGGTGTCGCTCTCGGCGCTCTCGAAAAGCTCGTTGATGCAGGCAAGATTGCAAAGGACGAAAACGTCGTCGTCATCAGCACGGCACACGGCCTCAAGTTCACGGAATTCAAGGTCGGCTACCACGAACAGAAGCTCGAAAACATCGCCAGCAAGTACGCAAACCCGGTGTTCAAGGCTCCTGCCGAAATCGGTGCCGTCATGGACATCCTCACGAAGGAAATGGCTGCCCGCCGTCGCTAA
- a CDS encoding OmpP1/FadL family transporter has protein sequence MKKFISALLCVSSFSFASMIGVDALGEEQIAGGSAAMAGRGFAGSAKTGDAEGVSVVNPARQAFDSKVSFNLNFLLDVSTADRSNSHFTNTNVSLPSMNLTFPMNDFGTLGFALWQHYSAALREDIENEEENWKAEIEYQSSVYELVPTYAIRLPFFRAISLGFSAHFVMGSFNRDLTLGPDVSAVAEDDSWATNDADVTDHVTGDWKIKNSAYFTFAAQYRGRMASYFFSFSTPYTLKNELEYNFRFSETDTLAPTKHTRNIKIPAMLATGVNYRINKRHNVMADVAWRAWSRDIENAAGSWNMSGVTKTQNDFNISVGYQRDGSDIFYDSYWDRITYRAGAWYKNWYVDDVSEIGGSIGAGFPLGRKGTMLDLAIQGGVRLTDDDRNWSESFIGIRLGLVGVSNWGKTRGQ, from the coding sequence ATGAAAAAGTTTATCAGTGCTTTGCTTTGTGTCTCGAGTTTTTCCTTTGCGTCGATGATTGGTGTTGATGCTCTTGGCGAAGAGCAGATTGCCGGCGGTTCTGCCGCCATGGCTGGTCGCGGTTTTGCCGGTAGCGCAAAGACTGGCGATGCCGAGGGCGTTTCTGTTGTGAACCCGGCGCGTCAGGCTTTTGATTCTAAGGTCTCGTTCAACTTGAACTTCTTGCTCGACGTCTCGACTGCAGATCGTTCGAATTCCCATTTTACAAACACCAACGTCTCGCTCCCGTCGATGAACTTGACGTTCCCGATGAATGACTTTGGAACGTTGGGCTTTGCGCTTTGGCAACATTATTCTGCCGCCTTGCGCGAAGACATTGAAAACGAAGAAGAAAATTGGAAAGCCGAAATTGAATACCAGAGCAGCGTCTATGAACTGGTGCCGACATACGCTATTAGGCTCCCGTTCTTCCGTGCCATTTCTCTTGGCTTCTCGGCTCACTTTGTAATGGGTAGCTTTAACCGCGACCTCACGCTTGGGCCGGATGTCAGTGCCGTTGCCGAAGATGATTCCTGGGCTACAAACGATGCCGATGTTACGGACCATGTGACGGGCGACTGGAAAATCAAGAACTCGGCATATTTCACTTTTGCCGCCCAGTATCGTGGCCGCATGGCTTCGTACTTCTTCTCGTTCTCGACGCCCTACACACTCAAGAACGAACTTGAATACAACTTCAGATTCAGCGAGACAGACACGCTTGCACCGACTAAGCACACTCGCAACATCAAGATTCCTGCAATGCTTGCCACGGGTGTCAATTATCGTATAAACAAACGTCACAATGTCATGGCGGATGTTGCCTGGCGTGCTTGGAGCCGTGATATTGAAAATGCGGCCGGTAGTTGGAACATGTCCGGGGTGACAAAGACGCAGAATGATTTTAATATTTCTGTTGGTTACCAACGCGATGGAAGCGATATATTCTATGATTCCTACTGGGATCGTATAACGTATAGGGCCGGCGCCTGGTACAAAAATTGGTATGTTGATGATGTTTCTGAAATTGGTGGATCCATTGGTGCTGGTTTCCCGCTTGGGAGAAAGGGCACGATGCTGGATCTTGCCATTCAGGGTGGGGTTCGCCTGACTGATGACGACCGCAATTGGAGTGAATCCTTTATTGGAATTCGCTTGGGATTGGTTGGTGTTAGCAATTGGGGTAAGACCCGTGGTCAATAA
- a CDS encoding DUF4912 domain-containing protein, whose amino-acid sequence MTTKKIEDEVKKTATKKTASTKVSEKKTVAKKATAAADATASAATKQVAKKATAEKKQAAEKKVIAKKPSATVEKVAAKTAPAKKTVKAKAEKAEKPATKTATKTAKVSAKTEKSVAAAKKVVKAATKAKKVDIEVVETPKAKAAKASAPEALPQSFDAEYLVLMQKDPNWMQAFWEVSEERIKAAKKGKGKLVLRLFDISNDLTVKRNKKLKFHDIEVPADARSWYVENKATQNCAAALGVVAAGKFEPLVEAGPMQTFTLEGSEVNTDNVFVRASLGGATLGGFGSSGLSSMSAKNWLESLSSSSGSMFSGALSSAALKSNKLELPKDSVNYGKDFFLWVKTRLIVYGGTRPDAHLQVRGEPFPLNPDGTFSFEEDLPDVTKIIPVFATDKDGDFPTTIVPIVVKRTE is encoded by the coding sequence ATGACTACTAAGAAGATAGAAGACGAAGTCAAGAAGACCGCTACTAAGAAGACGGCTTCTACAAAAGTTTCTGAAAAGAAGACTGTAGCGAAGAAGGCTACAGCTGCTGCCGACGCTACGGCAAGTGCAGCAACCAAGCAGGTTGCCAAGAAGGCTACTGCGGAAAAGAAGCAGGCCGCAGAAAAGAAGGTTATTGCAAAGAAGCCAAGTGCGACGGTTGAAAAGGTCGCCGCCAAGACGGCTCCCGCAAAGAAGACTGTAAAGGCTAAGGCCGAAAAGGCTGAAAAGCCGGCAACAAAGACTGCTACGAAGACTGCCAAGGTTTCTGCAAAGACGGAAAAGTCTGTTGCCGCCGCCAAGAAGGTCGTGAAGGCTGCAACGAAGGCCAAGAAGGTCGATATCGAAGTTGTTGAAACTCCGAAGGCAAAGGCCGCTAAGGCCTCCGCTCCGGAAGCTTTGCCGCAATCCTTCGATGCCGAATACCTCGTGCTCATGCAGAAGGATCCGAACTGGATGCAAGCCTTCTGGGAAGTTTCTGAAGAACGCATCAAGGCCGCCAAGAAGGGCAAGGGCAAGCTCGTGCTCCGCCTGTTCGACATCTCGAACGACTTGACCGTGAAGCGCAACAAGAAGCTCAAGTTCCACGATATCGAAGTTCCGGCAGATGCTCGTAGCTGGTACGTGGAAAACAAGGCTACGCAGAACTGCGCTGCAGCTCTCGGCGTTGTCGCCGCTGGCAAGTTTGAACCGCTCGTCGAAGCTGGTCCGATGCAGACGTTCACGCTCGAAGGTTCCGAAGTGAATACGGACAACGTATTTGTTCGTGCATCCCTCGGCGGTGCTACTCTCGGTGGCTTTGGCAGCTCGGGACTCTCTTCGATGTCTGCAAAGAACTGGCTTGAATCGCTTTCGAGTTCTTCGGGCTCTATGTTCTCTGGCGCACTTTCCAGTGCCGCTCTCAAGAGCAACAAGCTTGAACTCCCGAAGGATTCCGTGAACTACGGCAAGGACTTCTTCTTGTGGGTCAAGACCCGCTTGATCGTCTACGGTGGCACGCGTCCGGATGCGCACTTGCAGGTGCGTGGCGAACCGTTCCCGCTCAACCCGGATGGCACCTTCAGCTTTGAAGAAGACCTCCCGGACGTGACGAAGATTATCCCTGTCTTTGCTACCGATAAGGATGGCGATTTCCCGACGACAATCGTTCCGATCGTGGTGAAGCGCACGGAATAA
- a CDS encoding glycoside hydrolase family 57 protein, which translates to MAKPGRVHLLLHAHLPFVREPSFDRFLEENWFFEAMAETYLPIIQMLNRLEEKGVPGTLNFSVSSALLAMLTDKLLLTRFSAHLHKQLELIEREKVRFQGNSEFMEVVDFYYRRQLALINTWERDCGCEIVPALKRLEQIGKINLLTCVGTHPFLPAYQNDIYAIRLQLKITVRAFEEAFGKKPRGLWLPECGYFEGLDNILAEYGFKYFFLETHGVLLAKPAPKYGVFSPVKTPAGLYCMGREQSSSMEVWSRKTGYPGHPEYREFFKDIAHERESEYLGDYFLAAGAHIETGLKYYRITGSEDKKIYRPWNALRLVEDHARLFVANREATVSSLLPNMDGNKVSILCPYDAELFGHWWFEGPLFIEKMFERAASSSVVEMASLEDSIREPADKDVHKPIFSSWGEGGFGEVWMNDEVAFQYPMFFRMRKMMDDLKLRISKVAGNARSSKNATAKRFLAQMARELVLFQASDWAFMIHNNSAADYARARLNGHYENVCALYKEAVKANPDTKLLKKLEQKNNLFPFISECL; encoded by the coding sequence ATGGCGAAGCCTGGTCGTGTACATCTTTTGCTTCACGCACATTTACCTTTTGTGCGTGAACCCTCTTTTGACCGGTTCTTGGAAGAGAACTGGTTTTTTGAGGCTATGGCGGAGACGTATTTGCCCATCATCCAGATGCTCAATCGTCTGGAAGAAAAGGGCGTGCCGGGCACTCTCAATTTTAGCGTTTCATCGGCGCTTTTAGCGATGCTAACGGATAAGCTTTTGCTTACCCGTTTTTCGGCGCATTTGCACAAACAGCTCGAACTGATTGAACGCGAAAAAGTCCGCTTCCAGGGCAATTCCGAGTTTATGGAAGTGGTGGATTTTTATTACCGCAGGCAGCTTGCTCTCATCAATACATGGGAGCGCGATTGCGGTTGCGAAATTGTCCCTGCGTTAAAGCGCTTGGAGCAGATTGGGAAAATCAACTTGCTCACGTGCGTGGGGACGCATCCGTTTTTGCCGGCGTACCAGAACGATATTTATGCCATCCGCCTGCAGCTGAAGATTACAGTCCGCGCGTTTGAAGAAGCTTTTGGCAAAAAGCCTCGCGGGCTGTGGCTTCCGGAATGTGGCTATTTTGAAGGCCTCGACAATATTCTTGCAGAATACGGATTCAAGTATTTCTTCCTGGAAACGCATGGCGTGCTCTTGGCAAAGCCTGCGCCAAAGTATGGCGTGTTCTCGCCGGTCAAGACTCCGGCTGGGCTTTATTGCATGGGCCGCGAACAGAGCAGTTCCATGGAAGTCTGGAGCCGCAAAACAGGCTACCCGGGGCATCCGGAATATCGCGAGTTCTTTAAGGACATTGCGCACGAACGCGAAAGCGAGTATTTAGGCGATTACTTCTTGGCGGCAGGTGCTCACATTGAAACGGGCCTCAAGTATTACCGCATCACGGGAAGCGAAGACAAGAAGATTTATCGCCCGTGGAATGCGTTACGTCTTGTGGAAGACCACGCGCGACTTTTTGTCGCCAATCGCGAAGCGACTGTGTCGAGCTTGCTTCCGAACATGGATGGCAATAAGGTCTCGATTCTTTGTCCGTACGATGCAGAACTTTTTGGACACTGGTGGTTCGAAGGTCCGCTGTTCATCGAGAAAATGTTTGAACGCGCGGCAAGCTCGAGCGTGGTCGAGATGGCTTCTCTTGAAGACTCGATTCGCGAGCCTGCGGATAAAGATGTTCACAAGCCGATTTTCTCGTCTTGGGGCGAGGGCGGCTTTGGTGAAGTCTGGATGAACGATGAAGTCGCTTTCCAGTACCCGATGTTCTTTAGAATGCGTAAGATGATGGACGATTTGAAGTTGCGCATTTCTAAAGTTGCAGGGAATGCGCGCAGCTCGAAAAATGCGACCGCAAAACGTTTCTTGGCGCAGATGGCGCGCGAACTCGTGCTGTTCCAGGCTTCGGACTGGGCGTTTATGATTCATAACAATTCGGCCGCAGATTATGCACGCGCTCGTTTAAACGGGCATTATGAAAATGTCTGTGCTCTTTATAAAGAAGCGGTGAAGGCTAATCCCGACACTAAATTGCTCAAGAAGCTAGAACAAAAGAATAATTTGTTCCCGTTCATAAGCGAATGTCTGTAA